The Methylomicrobium lacus LW14 genome window below encodes:
- a CDS encoding cation-translocating P-type ATPase, whose amino-acid sequence MKIHHLSPDEALKSLISSHDGLSGDEARRRLSEYGPNRIDKVQGEPLWLVFIKEFVHFFALILWLAAGLAFFADYRRPGGGMDTLGYAILGVIVINGLFSFWQQFRAERAVAALEKLLPQTVKALRAGKMSLILAADLVPGDVILLQEGDNVPADCRLLEAFSLRVNNATVTGESMPKARDAAPSSEEDLLHGRNTLLAGTSIVSGDGRAVVFATGMHTEFGKIAHLTQTARVSTSPLQQEILRLSRIVALLALSLGVVFFFIGQSMGLSFWENFIFAIGIIVANVPEGLLPTVTLSLAMATQRMAKRNALIRHLPSVEALGSATVICTDKTGTLTENRMMVTALYLNGQILAPIEVKRQRELARVSRRFFEDALLCHNLKETVVAGKPRLLGDPMEVALVRMAKTCLGEHITYPKINEVPFDTDRKRLSTVHQTPKGPVVYCKGALEMLLPLCSRVQTGAEITPLTPEARQAFTHALEEMAANGLRVLAFAWRELEEGHNGAQVEQDLILCGMVGLEDPPRPEVRGAIEKCREAGIKVIMVTGDHPHTALAIGRQIGQIQSETPAVITGDQLRKLSEIQLRLALDAPDIIFARVGADQKMRIVSALKKKKHVVAVTGDGVNDAPALKMADIGIAMGVIGTDVAKEAADMILLDDNFASIVAAIEEGRAVYDNIRKFLTYILTSNIPELVPYLAFALFNIPLPLTIMQILAVDLGTDMLPALGLGADPPAPGIMQKPPRARQERLLNSSLLLRAYLFLGLLEAAAAMAAYAFVLHGGGWVWGERLGSRDTLYLQATTACLSAIILMQVVNVFLCKTPGQSLFFGARLLANRLLLWGVALELFLLVVIVYTPWGNMVFGAAPLLPEVWLFMLPCALGMLVLEEGRKWAVVRWRGKKGD is encoded by the coding sequence ATGAAAATCCATCATCTCTCGCCCGACGAAGCGCTCAAAAGTCTGATCAGCAGTCACGACGGCTTGTCCGGCGACGAAGCCCGCCGCCGTTTGAGCGAATACGGCCCGAACCGGATCGACAAGGTTCAGGGCGAGCCGCTTTGGCTGGTCTTTATCAAAGAGTTCGTGCATTTTTTCGCCCTGATTCTGTGGCTGGCGGCAGGACTGGCTTTTTTCGCCGACTACCGGCGGCCGGGCGGCGGCATGGATACGCTGGGTTACGCGATCCTTGGCGTGATCGTGATCAACGGTTTGTTTTCTTTCTGGCAGCAATTCCGCGCCGAGCGCGCTGTTGCTGCCTTGGAGAAACTGTTGCCCCAGACCGTCAAGGCGCTGCGCGCCGGTAAAATGAGTCTGATTCTCGCGGCCGACCTGGTGCCCGGCGATGTGATTTTGTTGCAGGAAGGCGATAACGTGCCGGCGGATTGCCGCTTGCTCGAAGCTTTTTCCTTACGGGTCAACAATGCCACCGTCACCGGCGAGTCGATGCCCAAGGCGAGGGATGCAGCACCCTCCTCCGAAGAAGATCTGCTGCATGGCCGCAATACGCTGTTGGCGGGCACCTCCATCGTGTCCGGCGACGGTAGAGCGGTTGTCTTCGCCACCGGCATGCACACCGAGTTTGGCAAGATTGCCCATCTGACGCAAACTGCTCGGGTGTCGACTTCGCCGCTGCAGCAGGAAATCCTCCGCCTGAGCCGCATCGTCGCACTCCTGGCGCTCTCGCTCGGCGTGGTGTTTTTCTTCATCGGCCAAAGCATGGGTTTGTCGTTCTGGGAGAACTTCATTTTCGCGATCGGCATCATCGTCGCGAATGTGCCGGAGGGATTGCTGCCTACGGTTACGCTGTCCCTGGCCATGGCGACCCAGCGCATGGCCAAGCGCAATGCGCTGATTCGGCATCTACCGTCGGTGGAGGCCTTGGGGTCGGCAACGGTGATCTGCACCGACAAGACCGGCACACTGACCGAGAACCGCATGATGGTGACCGCGCTTTATTTGAACGGCCAAATCCTGGCTCCGATTGAAGTCAAGCGCCAGCGCGAACTGGCGCGGGTGAGTCGCCGTTTTTTTGAGGATGCCTTGCTTTGTCATAATCTGAAAGAGACCGTCGTCGCCGGCAAGCCGCGGTTATTGGGCGATCCAATGGAAGTGGCGCTCGTGCGCATGGCGAAGACTTGCCTCGGCGAACATATTACCTACCCCAAAATCAATGAGGTGCCCTTCGATACCGATCGCAAGCGCCTTTCCACGGTGCACCAGACGCCCAAGGGACCGGTGGTTTACTGCAAGGGCGCGCTCGAAATGCTGCTGCCTTTATGCAGCCGGGTGCAAACCGGTGCTGAAATAACGCCGCTGACTCCGGAAGCCCGGCAGGCTTTCACACACGCGCTGGAAGAGATGGCGGCTAACGGTTTACGCGTGCTGGCGTTCGCCTGGCGCGAATTGGAAGAGGGACATAACGGCGCGCAAGTGGAACAGGATCTGATTTTGTGCGGGATGGTAGGATTGGAAGACCCGCCCCGACCCGAGGTTCGAGGCGCCATCGAAAAATGCCGGGAAGCGGGCATCAAGGTGATCATGGTGACAGGCGATCATCCGCATACGGCGCTGGCTATCGGCCGGCAGATCGGCCAAATTCAATCGGAAACTCCGGCCGTCATTACCGGCGATCAATTGCGGAAGTTGTCCGAAATCCAGTTGCGGCTGGCGCTGGATGCGCCCGACATCATTTTTGCCCGGGTCGGCGCGGATCAGAAAATGCGCATCGTGAGCGCGCTGAAAAAGAAGAAGCATGTCGTGGCGGTGACTGGAGACGGCGTCAACGATGCCCCGGCGCTGAAAATGGCCGATATCGGCATTGCGATGGGCGTGATCGGCACCGACGTGGCCAAGGAAGCTGCCGACATGATCCTGCTCGATGACAATTTCGCCAGCATCGTCGCCGCGATCGAGGAGGGTCGGGCGGTTTACGACAATATCCGCAAGTTCCTGACCTATATCCTGACCTCCAATATCCCGGAACTGGTGCCCTATCTGGCCTTCGCCCTGTTCAACATCCCTTTGCCGCTCACCATCATGCAAATTCTGGCGGTCGATCTGGGCACGGACATGCTGCCCGCCTTGGGCTTGGGAGCTGACCCGCCAGCCCCCGGCATCATGCAAAAGCCGCCCAGGGCGCGCCAGGAAAGGCTGCTCAACTCGTCTTTGCTGTTGCGGGCCTACCTTTTTCTGGGCCTACTGGAGGCTGCCGCCGCCATGGCGGCTTATGCTTTTGTCCTGCACGGCGGCGGCTGGGTCTGGGGCGAACGCCTGGGAAGCCGCGACACGCTTTATCTCCAGGCCACCACGGCCTGTCTGAGCGCGATCATCCTGATGCAGGTCGTCAATGTGTTTCTTTGCAAAACGCCGGGGCAAAGCCTGTTCTTCGGCGCCCGCCTCCTTGCCAACCGCTTGCTGCTCTGGGGTGTCGCCTTGGAACTTTTCCTTCTCGTTGTGATCGTCTACACGCCTTGGGGAAACATGGTCTTTGGCGCGGCGCCCCTTCTGCCGGAAGTCTGGTTGTTCATGCTGCCCTGTGCGCTGGGCATGCTGGTGTTGGAGGAAGGGCGCAAGTGGGCCGTTGTGCGGTGGAGAGGGAAAAAGGGCGACTAA
- the pqqC gene encoding pyrroloquinoline-quinone synthase PqqC: protein MSQNENQPWSRQEFEAQLRGMEKYYHIHHPYHLLMNEGKLTREQIQGWVANRYYYQVSIPLKDANILANCPDRETRAKWIQRILDHDGHPGDPGGIEAWIQLGIAVGLTREEITSEKYVLPGVRFAVDAYVNFARRAEWHEAASSSLTELFAPKIHQQRLDNWPEHYPWVEQEGYIYFRKRLTEARRDVEHGLAITLDWYKTRAQQERMVKILQFKLDVLWTMADAMYMAYVHKMPPYFNIEK, encoded by the coding sequence ATGAGCCAGAACGAAAATCAGCCTTGGAGCCGGCAGGAATTTGAAGCCCAATTGCGCGGCATGGAGAAGTATTACCACATTCATCATCCGTATCATCTCCTGATGAATGAAGGCAAGCTGACCCGCGAGCAGATTCAGGGCTGGGTCGCGAACCGCTATTACTATCAGGTCAGCATCCCGCTGAAGGATGCGAACATCCTGGCCAATTGCCCGGACCGCGAGACGCGCGCCAAATGGATTCAGCGGATTCTCGACCATGACGGTCATCCGGGCGATCCCGGCGGCATCGAAGCCTGGATTCAACTCGGCATCGCGGTCGGCCTGACCCGCGAGGAAATCACGTCCGAAAAATATGTGCTGCCTGGCGTGCGTTTCGCGGTCGATGCCTATGTCAATTTCGCGCGCCGCGCGGAATGGCACGAAGCCGCCAGTTCGTCATTGACCGAGCTGTTCGCGCCGAAGATTCATCAACAGCGCCTCGACAACTGGCCCGAGCATTACCCGTGGGTCGAGCAGGAAGGCTACATCTATTTTCGCAAACGCCTGACCGAAGCCCGCCGCGATGTCGAACATGGTCTTGCGATCACGCTGGACTGGTATAAGACCCGCGCACAGCAGGAGCGGATGGTCAAGATTCTGCAATTCAAGCTGGATGTGCTGTGGACGATGGCCGATGCGATGTACATGGCTTATGTCCACAAGATGCCGCCGTATTTCAATATCGAAAAGTAA
- the pqqB gene encoding pyrroloquinoline quinone biosynthesis protein PqqB, producing MKIRVLGAGAGGGFPQWNCNCHNCRRIRRGEMNGKPRTQSSIAVSTDNRNWLLINASPDIRAQLEAFPAIQPQQGIRDTGIKAILLIDSQIDHTTGLLMLREGKPLDIYCSEMVRQDLTTGFPVFNMLSHYCTVNHHPVPTDGGSFTIPGIDDLRFYTQALKSKAPPYSPHRHDPHDGDNIGLIVEQISTGKKLFYSPGLGEIEPHVLAAMQAADCLMVDGTFWTDDEMCTQQISQKRARQIGHLPQSGEGGMIEVLNGVGKARKILIHINNTNPILDEDSAERKTLDANGIEVAYDGLEIDL from the coding sequence ATGAAGATCAGAGTTCTCGGCGCCGGCGCCGGCGGCGGTTTTCCGCAATGGAATTGCAATTGCCACAACTGCCGCAGGATTCGCCGTGGCGAAATGAACGGCAAGCCCCGCACCCAGTCATCGATCGCGGTCAGCACCGACAATCGTAACTGGCTGCTGATCAATGCGTCGCCCGATATTCGCGCGCAACTGGAAGCGTTTCCGGCGATTCAGCCGCAACAGGGCATACGCGATACCGGCATCAAGGCGATTTTGCTGATCGACAGCCAGATCGACCACACGACCGGCCTGTTGATGCTGCGGGAAGGCAAGCCGCTCGACATCTATTGCAGCGAAATGGTCCGCCAGGATTTGACCACCGGTTTCCCGGTATTCAACATGCTCTCGCATTACTGCACGGTCAATCACCATCCGGTGCCGACCGACGGCGGCAGTTTCACGATTCCGGGCATCGACGACCTGCGTTTTTATACGCAGGCCTTGAAAAGCAAGGCGCCGCCGTATTCGCCGCACCGCCACGATCCGCATGACGGCGACAATATCGGCCTGATCGTCGAGCAGATTTCGACCGGCAAGAAACTGTTTTATTCGCCGGGACTCGGCGAGATCGAGCCGCATGTGCTGGCGGCGATGCAGGCGGCCGACTGCCTGATGGTCGACGGCACCTTCTGGACCGACGACGAAATGTGCACGCAACAGATCAGCCAGAAGCGGGCGCGGCAGATCGGCCACTTGCCGCAATCCGGCGAGGGCGGCATGATCGAGGTGCTGAACGGCGTCGGCAAGGCGCGCAAGATTTTGATCCATATCAACAATACCAATCCGATCCTGGACGAGGATTCGGCCGAACGCAAAACACTCGACGCCAACGGCATCGAAGTCGCTTACGACGGCTTGGAAATCGATTTATAA
- the pqqA gene encoding pyrroloquinoline quinone precursor peptide PqqA, translated as MKWETPSYTDLRFGFEVTMYIYNR; from the coding sequence ATGAAATGGGAAACACCAAGCTACACAGACCTGCGTTTCGGTTTCGAAGTCACCATGTACATCTACAACCGTTAA
- a CDS encoding EAL domain-containing response regulator — protein sequence MKADDLHFLVVEDDDFQRQTLAEMLHSLGAKSVQQAGDGKQALAILQAEQLQPIDIVLCDLEMPEMDGMEYFRHLGSSHADIALVIISALDSALITSVEKMALAYGIRLLGAIEKPITRSRLQALIGQHESARPKPAAASTIPSSFTFEEIMNGLQHDQFEPFFQPKLDLSTGRITGAEVLARWIHPDYGVIAPYAFIGLLEQSGKINDLTFIMLEKAAVAYRQLLQRGQTLSLSVNISLASLTDTTLASRITQVMRNAGIDPRHIILEVTETTAMTDVARALENLARLRMYGFGLSIDDYGTGYSSMQQITRIAFSELKIDKAFVKGFAENEPLRIIVQSSIDMAHKLRIKCVAEGVETEQDWDTLKSMGCDVAQGYFIAKPMDLASLCDFCERDVLF from the coding sequence ATGAAAGCGGATGATCTCCATTTCCTGGTGGTCGAGGATGATGATTTTCAACGCCAAACCCTGGCCGAGATGCTGCATTCTCTGGGCGCTAAGTCGGTGCAGCAAGCTGGCGACGGCAAGCAGGCGCTGGCGATATTGCAAGCGGAACAGTTGCAACCGATTGATATTGTGCTCTGCGATCTGGAGATGCCGGAAATGGATGGCATGGAATACTTCAGGCACCTGGGCAGTTCTCATGCCGATATCGCGCTGGTCATCATCAGCGCGCTGGATTCCGCTCTGATCACCTCGGTCGAAAAAATGGCGCTTGCTTACGGAATCAGGCTGCTGGGCGCGATTGAAAAACCCATCACGCGGTCTCGTCTGCAAGCGCTGATCGGGCAGCATGAATCGGCTCGTCCCAAGCCGGCAGCGGCATCGACTATTCCTTCGAGCTTTACCTTCGAAGAGATCATGAACGGTTTGCAGCATGATCAATTCGAACCGTTTTTCCAGCCCAAATTGGATTTATCCACGGGGCGCATCACGGGGGCAGAAGTGCTGGCAAGGTGGATACATCCGGACTATGGCGTGATCGCGCCTTATGCCTTTATCGGTCTGCTGGAGCAAAGTGGCAAAATTAATGATCTGACCTTCATCATGCTGGAAAAAGCGGCTGTCGCCTACCGCCAGCTGCTTCAACGCGGACAGACGTTAAGTCTGTCGGTCAATATTTCGCTGGCTTCGCTCACCGACACGACGCTGGCGAGCAGGATTACGCAGGTCATGCGCAATGCAGGTATCGATCCTCGACATATTATCCTGGAAGTGACCGAAACCACGGCCATGACCGATGTTGCGCGCGCCCTGGAAAATCTGGCGCGTTTGCGTATGTACGGCTTCGGATTATCGATAGACGATTACGGCACCGGCTACTCCAGCATGCAGCAGATTACGCGCATTGCCTTCAGCGAACTGAAGATCGATAAGGCGTTCGTGAAAGGCTTTGCCGAAAACGAGCCGCTGCGGATCATTGTCCAGTCGAGTATTGATATGGCGCACAAGCTCCGCATCAAGTGCGTCGCCGAAGGCGTCGAGACGGAGCAGGACTGGGATACGCTCAAGAGCATGGGGTGTGACGTGGCGCAGGGTTATTTCATCGCCAAACCGATGGACCTGGCGTCGCTTTGCGATTTTTGCGAAAGAGATGTCTTATTCTAA
- a CDS encoding PAS domain-containing hybrid sensor histidine kinase/response regulator, with protein sequence MIRGGGPLFSSVKPSAKPVRKPDFQVLFESVPGLYLVLDCDFHIVAVSDDYARATMTRREDIIGCDIFEVFPDNPSDPAADGVRNLQTSLMTVRNTRKAHAMPIQKYDIRKPGTESGFEGRYWSPLNSPVFHADGSLAYLIHRVEDVTEFIRLKQQGVITEELQERMEKMEAEIYQRAQEVVRANDKLRNSEENLAVTLNSIGDAVLTTDAEGRVTRLNPSAEQLTGWPDKEAVGRPVTEIFRILNQDTRQPAAIPVLETLAKGAMQGLANHTLLIARDGSEHPIADSSAPIRSRAGQVIGTVLVFRDVSEEYATQKALRDSATHIRTILNNIADGIITISENGIVETVNPAAERIFDYAGAEIIGRNIKMLMPEPYHSEHDGYLRHYLATGEARIVGRVREVHGRRKEGGVFPLDLKVSEMRSDDSRRFIGIVRDITERKRTEELLQQAKEKAEFANRAKDSFLATMSHEIRTPLSGLLGMLELLALTPLDNEQKKTLQSARNSGHSLLRILSDILDWSKIEAGMLGLSVQATTIAHLLQDVANTYAHVASAKKLILQRHVDERIGKAHLVDSLRLSQILNNLVSNAIKFTHQGSVQIRAEVLEQLEGAEKIRFSVQDTGIGLDQAQKSRLFQLYTQATDNTARMYGGTGLGLAICKRLAEIMGADLDLESIPGRGSTFSLTLVLPLTEIKTIPSCVQGTEISPTEPLAADVATAPIVLAVDDHPVNLALLVRQIELLGLRVESAQDGESALALWRSRSIAAIITDCHMPNMDGYELARAIRKDERLEARPRLPIIACTANALGEENERCRVAGMDEVMVKPTNLKTLRAMLLRWLPGLGEVEKQTHRKPPQQNADPPVDFSDLSETVPDRAGQIDLLRKFQSHQRNDLEQLQARFEQADMAGTAYAAHRIKGASRMVGARELASAYAAIEQAAKQNDHDAVCLGFQLLADAVNRFENYLSMLSDAE encoded by the coding sequence ATGATCAGAGGAGGCGGTCCTCTTTTCTCATCGGTTAAGCCGAGCGCCAAGCCGGTACGGAAGCCCGATTTTCAGGTCTTGTTCGAATCCGTGCCGGGATTGTACCTGGTGCTGGATTGCGATTTTCATATCGTCGCGGTCAGTGATGACTACGCGCGCGCCACCATGACTCGCCGGGAAGACATTATCGGCTGCGACATCTTCGAAGTTTTTCCTGACAATCCCAGCGATCCCGCCGCCGACGGGGTGCGCAATCTTCAAACCTCCCTGATGACGGTGCGGAATACCCGGAAAGCTCATGCGATGCCGATACAAAAATATGACATCCGTAAGCCGGGAACGGAAAGCGGTTTCGAGGGTCGTTATTGGAGTCCGCTGAACTCACCCGTTTTTCATGCCGACGGCTCGCTTGCCTACCTCATCCACCGGGTCGAGGATGTGACCGAGTTCATCCGGCTGAAGCAGCAGGGGGTTATCACCGAAGAACTGCAAGAGCGCATGGAAAAGATGGAAGCTGAAATATACCAGCGCGCACAGGAGGTGGTCAGGGCGAACGATAAGCTGCGCAACAGTGAGGAAAATCTTGCTGTCACGTTGAATTCGATCGGCGATGCGGTACTGACGACGGACGCCGAGGGGAGGGTCACGCGTCTGAATCCGAGTGCGGAACAGCTTACCGGTTGGCCCGATAAGGAGGCCGTAGGTCGGCCGGTCACTGAAATTTTTCGAATTCTCAACCAGGACACGCGGCAACCGGCCGCCATTCCGGTGCTCGAAACCTTGGCGAAGGGGGCGATGCAGGGGCTGGCCAATCACACCCTTTTGATCGCCCGCGACGGCAGCGAACATCCGATCGCCGACAGCAGCGCACCGATTCGGAGCCGCGCGGGGCAGGTGATCGGGACGGTATTGGTATTCCGCGACGTCTCCGAAGAATACGCCACGCAGAAGGCCTTGCGGGACAGCGCCACGCACATCCGCACGATCCTCAATAATATCGCGGACGGCATCATCACCATCAGCGAAAATGGCATCGTCGAGACGGTGAATCCCGCCGCTGAGCGCATCTTCGATTATGCCGGTGCTGAAATCATCGGGAGGAACATTAAAATGCTGATGCCTGAACCCTACCATAGCGAACACGACGGCTATTTAAGGCATTATCTCGCCACCGGAGAGGCACGTATCGTAGGCCGGGTGCGGGAAGTCCACGGACGCCGCAAAGAGGGTGGCGTCTTCCCGCTCGATTTGAAGGTCAGCGAAATGCGCTCGGACGATAGCCGCCGGTTTATCGGCATCGTGCGCGACATCACCGAGCGCAAGCGCACCGAAGAACTGCTGCAACAGGCGAAAGAAAAAGCCGAATTTGCCAACCGCGCGAAAGATTCGTTTCTGGCGACCATGAGTCATGAAATCCGCACGCCGCTGAGCGGATTGCTGGGCATGCTGGAATTGCTCGCCCTCACGCCTCTCGATAACGAGCAAAAGAAAACGTTGCAATCGGCTCGCAATTCCGGCCATAGTCTGCTGCGGATCCTCAGCGACATTCTCGACTGGTCAAAGATCGAAGCCGGCATGCTTGGGCTTTCGGTGCAGGCGACCACCATCGCGCATCTGCTCCAGGATGTGGCGAATACTTATGCGCATGTTGCCAGCGCGAAGAAATTGATTTTGCAGCGGCATGTCGATGAGAGGATCGGCAAGGCGCATCTTGTCGATTCCCTCAGACTCTCGCAGATTCTGAATAATCTGGTCAGCAATGCGATCAAGTTCACCCATCAGGGTTCGGTACAAATACGTGCCGAAGTGCTCGAACAGCTTGAGGGCGCTGAAAAAATACGTTTTTCGGTCCAGGACACCGGCATCGGCCTCGATCAGGCCCAAAAATCGCGACTGTTCCAGCTCTATACGCAAGCGACCGACAATACCGCGCGCATGTACGGGGGCACCGGACTCGGCCTGGCGATCTGCAAACGCCTTGCCGAAATCATGGGCGCCGACCTCGATCTGGAAAGTATCCCGGGACGGGGCTCGACCTTCAGTCTTACGCTGGTCCTGCCTTTGACCGAGATCAAGACGATACCGTCATGTGTGCAAGGCACCGAGATTTCGCCCACCGAGCCCCTCGCGGCTGATGTCGCCACAGCTCCGATCGTGCTTGCCGTGGATGATCATCCGGTCAATCTTGCCTTGCTGGTACGTCAGATAGAACTGCTCGGTCTGCGCGTCGAATCCGCACAAGACGGCGAGTCAGCATTGGCGTTGTGGCGGAGCCGATCGATCGCAGCAATCATTACCGATTGCCATATGCCCAATATGGACGGCTATGAATTGGCCAGGGCCATCCGGAAGGATGAACGATTGGAAGCGCGTCCTCGCCTGCCGATTATTGCCTGTACGGCGAACGCCCTTGGCGAGGAAAACGAACGCTGCCGCGTTGCCGGCATGGATGAAGTGATGGTCAAACCGACCAACCTGAAAACCTTGCGGGCCATGTTGCTGCGTTGGCTTCCCGGGCTTGGTGAGGTCGAGAAGCAGACGCATCGTAAGCCTCCCCAACAAAATGCCGATCCTCCGGTTGATTTTTCCGACCTTTCCGAAACGGTGCCGGACAGGGCCGGGCAGATCGACCTGCTGCGCAAGTTTCAAAGCCATCAGCGCAACGATCTTGAGCAGTTGCAAGCTCGTTTCGAGCAGGCCGATATGGCAGGGACGGCATACGCGGCGCATCGCATCAAGGGTGCGAGCAGAATGGTGGGGGCGCGCGAACTCGCGAGCGCTTATGCAGCTATCGAGCAGGCCGCGAAGCAGAACGATCACGATGCCGTATGCCTGGGCTTTCAGTTACTGGCCGATGCGGTGAATCGATTTGAGAATTATCTCTCTATGCTGAGCGATGCGGAATAA
- a CDS encoding HesA/MoeB/ThiF family protein codes for MNDNQLLRYSRQIMLPQIDVEGQQKLLAAKVLIIGAGGLGSPASIYLAAAGTGNITIFDDDDVDLSNLQRQIAHYTDDIGTPKVISTRQTLNRLNPDVNVRAVKQRLGGAELAQEVEAADLVLDCSDNFTTRFAINRACVEHETPLVSGAAIRFEGQVAVFTPGRGDSPCYNCLYRMDGEEPLNCATNGVVAPVTGIIGAIQAMEAIKLIVGIGATLTGRLLLLDGLTMEFNTMKLRKNPKCPVCSEKHLG; via the coding sequence ATGAACGACAACCAACTCTTACGCTACAGCCGGCAAATCATGCTGCCGCAGATCGATGTCGAAGGTCAGCAGAAACTGCTTGCCGCGAAGGTGCTGATCATCGGCGCCGGGGGGCTCGGGTCGCCCGCATCGATTTATCTCGCCGCGGCAGGCACCGGCAATATCACCATTTTCGATGATGACGATGTCGATTTATCCAATTTGCAGCGACAGATCGCTCACTACACCGACGATATAGGGACTCCGAAAGTCATTTCAACCCGGCAGACTCTGAATCGGCTGAATCCTGACGTGAATGTCAGGGCGGTCAAGCAACGGCTCGGCGGCGCGGAGCTTGCCCAGGAAGTCGAAGCCGCCGATCTGGTGCTCGACTGCAGCGACAATTTCACGACCCGCTTTGCGATCAATCGGGCCTGCGTCGAACACGAAACGCCGTTGGTCTCAGGCGCGGCGATCCGCTTCGAAGGCCAGGTCGCGGTGTTTACGCCGGGCAGGGGAGACAGCCCTTGTTACAACTGCCTGTATCGGATGGACGGCGAGGAGCCGCTGAATTGCGCCACGAATGGCGTCGTGGCGCCGGTGACCGGCATCATCGGCGCGATTCAGGCGATGGAGGCGATCAAGCTGATCGTCGGCATCGGCGCAACGTTGACCGGCAGGTTATTGCTATTGGACGGATTGACGATGGAGTTCAATACGATGAAATTGAGAAAAAACCCGAAGTGTCCGGTATGCAGCGAAAAGCATCTTGGATAG
- the groES gene encoding co-chaperone GroES, with protein MKIRPLHDRVIVKRVEEETTTAGGIVLPGSAAEKPSQGVILAVGTGKHLDNGDIRPLEVKVGDKVLFGKYSGNEVKIDGEELIVMREDDIMGVLG; from the coding sequence ATGAAAATACGTCCGTTACACGACAGAGTGATAGTCAAACGCGTCGAGGAAGAAACCACAACCGCAGGCGGCATCGTGCTGCCCGGCTCAGCGGCCGAAAAGCCTAGCCAAGGCGTGATCCTTGCGGTCGGCACCGGCAAACATCTGGACAATGGCGACATTCGCCCCTTGGAAGTCAAGGTCGGCGACAAGGTACTGTTCGGCAAATACTCCGGCAACGAAGTCAAGATTGACGGCGAAGAACTTATCGTGATGCGCGAAGACGACATTATGGGCGTATTGGGTTAA